A stretch of Saccharothrix texasensis DNA encodes these proteins:
- a CDS encoding glycosyltransferase family 4 protein, protein MTPLRVAMIAPPWFELPPSAYGGIEAMCADLADRLVARGNHVVLVGVGRNGTTADFRATADRAQPDRMGQGIPEVVHAAALPAILADLDVDVVHDHSLAGPLLARGRSVPTVVTTHSPVTGEMGRYYRGLNGSVHLVAVSNTQRRLAPDLAWAGTVHNAVDVGAFPFSRDKEDYALFLGRAAPFKGIPEAIAAAAEAGVRLRVAAKCREPEEREYFRREIAPLLGPGVEWIGEVGREEKLALLTAARCLLFPISWDEPFGLVMVEAMACGTPVVANRRGSVPEVVAHGQTGFVCDDHAALVAALRRIDRLSPDRCRAEALRRFDVDLMAARYEDVYRAAVAESPHVVEAVTTTRRAAAR, encoded by the coding sequence ATGACACCGCTGCGCGTCGCGATGATCGCCCCGCCGTGGTTCGAGCTGCCGCCGTCGGCCTACGGCGGCATCGAGGCGATGTGCGCGGACCTGGCGGACCGGTTGGTCGCGCGCGGCAACCACGTGGTCCTCGTCGGCGTCGGGCGCAACGGCACGACCGCCGACTTCCGCGCCACGGCGGACCGGGCGCAGCCGGACCGGATGGGGCAGGGCATCCCGGAGGTGGTGCACGCCGCCGCGCTGCCCGCCATCCTGGCCGACCTGGACGTGGACGTCGTGCACGACCACAGCCTGGCCGGGCCGCTGCTGGCCCGCGGCCGCTCGGTGCCCACGGTCGTCACCACGCACTCGCCGGTGACCGGGGAGATGGGCCGCTACTACCGGGGTCTGAACGGCAGCGTGCACCTGGTGGCCGTCTCGAACACCCAGCGCCGGCTCGCGCCGGACCTCGCCTGGGCGGGCACCGTGCACAACGCGGTCGACGTCGGCGCCTTCCCGTTCAGCCGGGACAAGGAGGACTACGCGCTGTTCCTCGGGCGGGCCGCGCCGTTCAAGGGGATCCCCGAGGCGATCGCGGCCGCCGCCGAGGCCGGTGTCCGGCTGCGCGTCGCGGCCAAGTGCCGGGAGCCGGAGGAGCGGGAGTACTTCCGGCGCGAGATCGCGCCGCTGCTCGGGCCGGGTGTCGAGTGGATCGGCGAGGTGGGCCGCGAGGAGAAGCTGGCCCTGCTGACCGCCGCGCGATGCCTGCTGTTCCCGATCAGCTGGGACGAGCCGTTCGGGTTGGTGATGGTGGAGGCGATGGCGTGCGGCACGCCCGTGGTCGCCAACCGCCGCGGCTCCGTCCCGGAGGTGGTCGCGCACGGGCAGACCGGCTTCGTGTGCGACGACCACGCGGCGCTGGTGGCCGCGCTGCGCCGGATCGACCGGTTGTCGCCCGACCGGTGCCGGGCCGAGGCTCTCCGCCGGTTCGACGTCGACCTGATGGCCGCCCGCTACGAGGACGTCTACCGCGCCGCCGTCGCCGAGTCGCCGCACGTGGTCGAGGCGGTGACCACGACCCGGCGGGCCGCCGCCCGCTGA
- a CDS encoding glycogen debranching N-terminal domain-containing protein, with translation MTEGGWAYDGEPVALSPDTVTLVHGTSFCVCGSDGDVDGAAAQGVFFQDTRIVSGWALRVDGAAVEHITTLTRDPFRMTFVGRGRSRSHDAESTLLVRRERYVGAGMREDITLRNFGREPAAHVISVHVEADFADLFEVKESRVRARGRHQCDVEPDELRLTRRLDGQSRGVRVRAGGADYSPSTLTFRAVIPPKGEWSTCVTVQPVVDGRTTETMFPPERPIDESVPVLRARRWREDVPVLRSTGKPSLAATLQRSRQDLGALRIFDPDRPSDIAVAAGAPWFMTLFGRDSILASLMSLPIDPNLALGTVRTLAHHQGTRVEPNSEEEPGRILHEMRFGADASLVLGGSNVYYGTADATPLFVVLLGELSRWGIDRGQVEAMIPHADRALEWVERHGDRDGDGFVEYQRATERGLANQGWKDSWDGVNFADGRIAAGPIALCEVQGYVYAAYLSRSCMCEDFGDPDGARHWRERAAELKARFNERFWLPERGYFAVALDGDKQPVDALTSNIGHCLWSGIVDEDKAGQVAEALLSPAMFTGWGVRTLAADMGAYNPMSYHNGSVWPHDNALVAHGLMRYGFVDAARRVAKAVLDAADSFGGRLPELLCGFDRAEYPDPIPYPTSCSPQAWASATPVHLLRVLLRVEPYAPHRKVWIAPVLPKSFEPLALDGIPMIGARVTMEVDGDDVRVTGLPDDVEVVHGPVGLHPDLDGGGAR, from the coding sequence ATGACCGAGGGTGGTTGGGCCTACGACGGCGAGCCCGTCGCGCTGTCACCCGACACCGTGACGCTCGTCCACGGCACTTCGTTCTGCGTCTGCGGCAGCGACGGCGACGTGGACGGCGCGGCCGCGCAGGGCGTGTTCTTCCAGGACACCCGGATCGTGTCCGGGTGGGCGCTGCGGGTGGACGGCGCGGCCGTCGAGCACATCACCACGCTCACCCGCGACCCGTTCCGGATGACGTTCGTCGGCCGCGGCCGGTCCCGCTCCCACGACGCCGAGAGCACCTTGCTCGTGCGCCGCGAGCGGTACGTCGGCGCGGGCATGCGCGAGGACATCACGCTGCGCAACTTCGGCCGCGAACCGGCCGCGCACGTCATCTCGGTGCACGTGGAGGCCGACTTCGCCGACCTGTTCGAGGTCAAGGAGAGCCGGGTCCGCGCGCGCGGCCGGCACCAGTGCGACGTCGAGCCGGACGAGCTGCGCCTGACCCGGCGCCTGGACGGCCAGAGCCGCGGCGTGCGGGTGCGGGCGGGCGGCGCGGACTACTCGCCGTCCACCCTCACCTTCCGCGCCGTCATCCCGCCCAAGGGCGAGTGGTCGACGTGCGTGACCGTGCAGCCCGTCGTGGACGGCCGCACGACCGAGACGATGTTCCCGCCCGAACGCCCGATCGACGAGTCCGTCCCGGTGCTGCGCGCCCGCCGGTGGCGCGAGGACGTGCCCGTGCTGAGGAGCACGGGCAAGCCGTCGCTGGCCGCGACGCTGCAACGCAGCAGGCAGGACCTGGGCGCGTTGCGGATCTTCGACCCGGACCGGCCCTCGGACATCGCGGTCGCCGCCGGCGCGCCCTGGTTCATGACCCTGTTCGGCCGCGACTCGATCCTCGCCTCGCTGATGTCGCTGCCCATCGACCCCAACCTCGCCCTGGGCACGGTCCGGACCCTCGCCCACCACCAGGGCACGCGCGTCGAGCCGAACAGCGAGGAGGAACCGGGGCGCATCCTGCACGAGATGCGGTTCGGCGCGGACGCGTCGCTGGTGCTGGGCGGCAGCAACGTCTACTACGGCACCGCGGACGCCACACCGCTGTTCGTGGTGCTGCTGGGCGAGCTGTCCCGCTGGGGCATCGACCGCGGCCAGGTCGAGGCGATGATCCCGCACGCCGACCGCGCGCTGGAGTGGGTCGAGCGCCACGGCGACCGGGACGGCGACGGTTTCGTGGAGTACCAGCGCGCGACCGAGCGGGGGCTGGCCAACCAGGGGTGGAAGGACTCCTGGGACGGGGTGAACTTCGCCGACGGCCGGATCGCCGCGGGGCCGATCGCGCTGTGCGAGGTCCAGGGCTACGTCTACGCCGCCTACCTGTCCCGGTCGTGCATGTGCGAGGACTTCGGCGACCCGGACGGCGCGCGGCACTGGCGGGAACGCGCCGCCGAGCTGAAGGCGCGGTTCAACGAGCGCTTCTGGCTGCCCGAGCGCGGCTACTTCGCCGTCGCCCTGGACGGCGACAAGCAGCCGGTCGACGCCCTGACCTCCAACATCGGCCACTGCCTGTGGAGCGGCATCGTGGACGAGGACAAGGCCGGGCAGGTCGCCGAGGCCCTGCTCTCGCCCGCCATGTTCACCGGGTGGGGCGTGCGGACCCTCGCCGCCGACATGGGCGCGTACAACCCGATGAGCTACCACAACGGATCGGTGTGGCCGCACGACAACGCGCTCGTCGCGCACGGGCTCATGCGGTACGGCTTCGTGGACGCCGCGCGACGGGTCGCGAAGGCGGTGCTGGACGCGGCCGACTCGTTCGGCGGCAGGCTGCCGGAGCTGCTGTGCGGGTTCGACCGCGCCGAGTACCCGGACCCGATCCCGTACCCGACGTCGTGCTCGCCGCAGGCCTGGGCGTCGGCCACGCCCGTGCACCTGCTGCGCGTGCTGCTGCGGGTGGAGCCGTACGCGCCGCACCGGAAGGTGTGGATCGCGCCCGTGCTGCCCAAGTCGTTCGAGCCCCTGGCCCTCGACGGCATCCCGATGATCGGCGCTCGGGTCACGATGGAGGTCGACGGCGACGACGTCCGGGTGACCGGCCTGCCCGACGACGTGGAGGTGGTGCACGGGCCCGTCGGCCTGCACCCCGACCTGGACGGGGGTGGGGCGCGATGA